In Colwellia sp. M166, a genomic segment contains:
- a CDS encoding penicillin-binding protein activator translates to MRIRHFKNTCVETEEDEVYYKALLKSMDLLTLTLTKWFSSHKSRLCALATVAILTSCSTTQLNKPAKSSVKKTDVIQTLETALTAEQLVANASVQMSSNENDAAVTSLLTASELYLIEAKAHQALWLVKQLNALAEAPQQQYQLAVIEAKSLLALEKQQKAYQALNSANNIKEQSQLTHGLDYYQTLASVQSQRNLPIAALEANLHAFAKNSTASTDDIEMIWQQLCQLSPWQHQQLVKMSPPNIKGWSKLLTFANKFGDDDTRFKRYLSQWQREFKTHPAQHIVTNLNQQQPTLSNEFEHVAVIIPLSGKQERAGKVAQQGILAAYNINSGKTLHFIDSATLDMTTLSATLTELSIDYVIGPLLKENVTSYLAQTEITLPTLLLNLPEEVNLLPHQVALSMRPEDEAMQAATTLSRQHYQQPLILSHQDNASRRIAQTFSQQWQHITGQTPEMVFFNNDAKMQNQLQASLGVDLSQQRTKELNRHIKYSIKSELRNRRDIDMIYVVGLPLETKLLKPYIDVNISPFADLIPVYASSRSHSTKIDKSDNRDLSGLIFTEMPWQLKSKLQNKALVAQAKKLWPNRSDSLQTIFAMGFDSLALVDKISAMQNKTYVRHYGQTGILQLGSDNILKRSLIWGKYSRSKVQEIAMD, encoded by the coding sequence TTGAGAATCCGACATTTTAAAAATACTTGTGTTGAGACTGAAGAGGATGAAGTTTATTATAAAGCACTATTAAAAAGTATGGATTTATTAACTTTGACACTCACTAAATGGTTTTCATCACATAAAAGTCGCTTATGTGCACTAGCAACGGTCGCTATTTTAACTAGCTGCTCAACAACTCAGCTAAATAAACCAGCAAAGTCATCAGTAAAAAAAACGGATGTTATCCAAACGCTTGAAACCGCATTAACGGCAGAGCAACTGGTTGCAAATGCATCGGTGCAGATGTCATCAAACGAAAATGACGCCGCAGTGACTTCGCTACTAACGGCCAGTGAGCTATATTTAATCGAAGCCAAAGCACACCAAGCACTTTGGTTAGTGAAACAACTTAATGCCTTGGCTGAAGCCCCACAGCAGCAATATCAATTAGCGGTCATAGAAGCCAAAAGCTTATTGGCTTTAGAAAAGCAACAAAAAGCTTATCAAGCACTGAATAGCGCCAATAATATCAAAGAACAGTCTCAACTTACTCATGGCCTAGATTATTATCAAACCCTTGCAAGCGTACAAAGTCAAAGAAATTTACCCATTGCCGCACTTGAGGCCAACTTACACGCTTTTGCTAAAAACTCAACAGCAAGCACTGATGATATTGAGATGATTTGGCAGCAACTTTGCCAGTTATCACCTTGGCAGCATCAACAGCTAGTTAAAATGTCGCCACCCAACATTAAAGGTTGGAGTAAGTTACTCACTTTTGCCAATAAGTTTGGTGATGACGACACTCGCTTCAAGCGTTATTTAAGTCAATGGCAAAGAGAATTCAAAACCCATCCTGCACAGCACATTGTTACTAACTTAAACCAACAACAGCCAACACTGAGCAATGAGTTTGAGCATGTTGCCGTTATTATTCCACTGTCTGGTAAGCAAGAACGTGCCGGTAAAGTTGCTCAGCAAGGCATACTTGCTGCGTACAATATCAACAGCGGTAAAACCTTACACTTTATCGATTCAGCAACACTGGACATGACCACATTAAGCGCAACGCTAACCGAGCTAAGCATCGACTATGTGATTGGCCCATTATTAAAAGAGAATGTAACAAGCTACTTAGCACAAACTGAAATTACACTACCAACATTATTGCTTAACCTGCCTGAAGAGGTTAACTTGCTGCCACATCAAGTTGCCTTATCAATGCGACCAGAAGATGAGGCAATGCAAGCGGCTACAACGCTTAGTCGTCAACATTATCAACAGCCTCTTATTTTAAGCCATCAAGACAATGCTAGCCGCCGTATCGCGCAAACATTCAGCCAACAATGGCAGCACATTACGGGCCAAACGCCAGAGATGGTGTTTTTTAATAATGACGCAAAAATGCAAAATCAACTGCAAGCAAGTCTTGGCGTCGACTTAAGCCAACAAAGAACCAAAGAGCTTAATAGGCATATTAAATACTCAATTAAGAGCGAACTACGTAATCGTCGCGATATCGATATGATTTACGTGGTTGGCTTACCGCTAGAGACAAAATTATTAAAACCTTATATCGACGTAAATATCAGCCCATTTGCTGATTTAATTCCGGTATATGCTAGTTCTCGCAGTCACAGCACTAAAATAGATAAAAGTGATAATCGTGATTTATCCGGTTTAATCTTTACTGAAATGCCTTGGCAGTTAAAAAGTAAGCTACAAAATAAAGCTTTAGTAGCACAAGCAAAAAAATTATGGCCTAACCGCAGTGATAGCTTACAAACCATATTTGCTATGGGATTTGA